The following are encoded in a window of Oncorhynchus mykiss isolate Arlee chromosome 11, USDA_OmykA_1.1, whole genome shotgun sequence genomic DNA:
- the LOC110536409 gene encoding protein C9orf135: MSDTKMYYSRPTLISNWHKNREAEPKDYDFTLCPDGKKKLSKSTYKHFGTYMDADWSTSTETQMSQYLLKRDYEPKKILKSMVEAGHFQSADFDKRTVRDTAGHVTGVTNSILPHHRPEHDKMKLDSTYAVDYLPPWDSSKEARTMKSRAADSIPDYRKPQSQFTDTADYRRGGRNTWQDESGVYGTLGATSRAKAQPSNPICT, from the exons ATGTCTGATACCAAGATGTATTACAGCAGACCAACTCTTATTTCCAATTG GCATAAAAACAGAGAGGCCGAACCCAAAGACTATGACTTCACTCTGTGTCCAGATGGAAAGAAGAAACTCAGTAAATCTACCTACAAACACTTTGGAACCTACATGGATGCT GATTGGAGCACAAGCACAGAAACACAAATGTCACAGTATCTACTGAAGAGAGATTATGAGCCCAAGAAGATTCTCAAGTCTATGGTAGAGGCTGGCCACTTCCAGTCTGCAGACTTTGACAAACGTACCGTCAG AGACACAGCAGGACATGTGACTGGTGTGACCAATAGCATCCTGCCACATCATCGCCCCGAGCATGACAAGAT GAAGTTGGACTCCACATATGCAGTGGATTACCTGCCCCCGTGGGACTCCAGCAAAGAGGCG AGGACCATGAAGAGCCGAGCAGCAGACAGCATTCCTGACTACAGGAAGCCCCAGTCCCAGTTCACAGACACCGCCGACTACCGTCGCGGGGGCAGGAACACCTGGCAGGATGAGAGCGGGGTCTATGGTACCCTGGGGGCCACATCCAGGGCCAAGGCTCAGCCATCCAACCCTATCTGCACCTAG